The following are encoded in a window of Cherax quadricarinatus isolate ZL_2023a chromosome 74, ASM3850222v1, whole genome shotgun sequence genomic DNA:
- the LOC128700214 gene encoding uncharacterized protein isoform X1, giving the protein MSTHSSGSSVGRGSGLGPHLVPVGMALTPKSLLKRHKLPTAAHLHTPTAPPGLDLSRPLLLYNTYNSTKVRGVSLKPGRDGGLTPVGPAIVIPEAYTGWFAIITNDGHTATYFSTVEQVANTKISFFLTRHDVPAYTRTKEEDGRVSYQKTVVQSGHVLKLLGIFEDLNARKTNSGGRGRDAMSVFNCDKFAQCLNYRNEESTQWTEETIHSRQEVRSSVIDGVVVFLPFSASGRFYTTAHKASKNPSHVYLMAHILKNHKLPITVRLVCGYMPRVPCSFTGVLRLEQAQKEAVILACTMTNEAQATLFEIDVSSNFVLTPVKDPMFPKTPIFLKTVSYCEDEADAWRRQIKVTHHVTEKRSRSLTRSLSDKFVEPLTSVRPLSLSFLSDHDKKKGRDRDNSRESRSSQTNKEKTRDKSREHRFRDFRIRENSVEKTKFTYHDRSNSYNGYPVKDPSLENKKNSDHRKVSKQNTYVLQNGKSSKHIEKKAESESSFVTTRSIENMDYSRVIDDISPIPENEEEEEECENHYSEICDYTWRNRNIPRSEAPLSLPNLSYSQSGDRMREKVSSKFSRDISSFNDSIHSNNSFRTPIRRKSSSSPSERSSSRSITKASNIVVQENLLRNGSSERLRKRETSKVFKEEVLNQDRVDEIYKEVIDKDKVNMSSDEMLEKDKVNEVYIIRVVVKDKDDDKMSTLAKDTSGGYYMKIRGFEVPKEELGGNVSGDAINGYDSLC; this is encoded by the exons ATGTCCACCCATTCGTCTGGGTCGTCGGTGGGGCGTGGGTCGGGTCTGGGCCCACACTTAGTACCTGTGGGTATGGCCCTCACGCCCAAAAGCCTCTTAAAGCGACACAAGCTGCCCACCGCTGCCCACCTGCACACACCCACAGCCCCGCCTGGTCTAGACCTCTCACGCCCACTACTTCTCTACAACACCTATAACTCTACAAAG GTGAGAGGCGTGTCGTTGAAGCCTGGTAGGGACGGAGGCCTGACTCCCGTGGGTCCAGCAATTGTCATCCCAGAGGCCTACactg GTTGGTTCGCCATCATTACGAACGACGGCCACACTGCCACTTATTTCTCCACAGTGGAACAAGTGGCCAACACTAAGATATCTTTCTTCCTCACTCGTCACGACGTTCCTGCTTATACCAGGACCAAGGAAG AGGATGGTAGAGTGTCGTACCAGAAGACGGTGGTGCAGAGCGGCCACGTCCTCAAGCTCCTGGGCATCTTCGAGGACCTCAACGCCAGGAAGACCAACAGTGGAGGCCGGGGCCGCGATGCCATGTCTGTCTTCAACTGCGACAAGTTTGCTCAGTGTCTCAATTACAGGAACGAG GAGAGTACACAATGGACAGAGGAGACAATACATTCAAGGCAGGAGGTGAGGTCGAGTGTCATAGATGGCGTG GTTGTGTTCTTGCCGTTTTCAGCCTCTGGTCGGTTCTATACGACGGCGCACAAAGCGAGCAAGAACCCGAGCCATGTGTACTTGATGGCTCACATTCTCAAGAACCACAAGTTACCCATCACCGTCCGCCTTGTATGTGGCTACATGCCTCGTGTCCCTTGTAGCTTTACTG GTGTGCTAAGACTGGAGCAGGCACAGAAAGAGGCAGTGATCCTGGCCTGCACCATGACCAACGAGGCTCAAGCTACTCTCTTCGAGATCGACGTGTCGTCCAACTTTGTCTTGACGCCCGTTAAGGACCCGATGTTCCCCAAGACGCCCATCTTCCTGAAGACCGTCTCCTATTGTGAGGACGAGGCCGACGCCTGGAGAAGGCAGATCAAG GTTACTCACCACGTGACTGAGAAGAGGTCAAGGTCATTGACCCGGTCACTGAGCGACAAGTTTGTGGAACCACTAACGAGTGTCCGACCTCTTAGTTTGTCGTTCCTGTCCGATCATGACAAGAAGAAAGGTCGAGACCGTGACAACTCCAGGGAGAGTAGATCGTCACAAACCAATAAAGAAAAGACCAGGGATAAAAGCAGAGAGCACAGATTTAGAGACTTCAGGATTAGAGAGAACAGCGTAGAGAAAACAAAGTTCACTTACCACGACAGGAGTAACAGCTACAATGGGTACCCAGTGAAAGACCCAAGCTTGGAAAACAAGAAAAACTCGGACCACAGGAAAGTCTCGAAGCAAAATACTTATGTCCTGCAGAACGGCAAAAGTTCCAAACACATAGAGAAAAAAGCTGAAAGTGAAAGCAGCTTCGTGACAACAAGGTCCATAGAAAACATGGACTATTCTCGTGTTATTGACGACATCAGTCCAATACCAGagaatgaggaggaagaggaagagtgcgaAAACCACTACTCTGAGATCTGTGATTATACATGGAGGAATAGGAACATTCCTCGAAGTGAAGCTCCTCTTAGTCTACCTAATCTTAGTTATTCTCAGAGTGGAGACAGAATGAGAGAAAAGGTGTCAAGTAAGTTTTCCAGAGACATTAGCAGTTTTAATGATAGCATACACAGTAACAACTCTTTTAGAACACCAATTCGACGTAAGAGTAGCAGTAGTCCAAGTGAGAGAAGTAGTTCTAGGTCAATTACAAAGGCCTCAAATATTGTAGTGCAAGAAAATCTTTTAAGGAATGGTAGTAGTGAAAGACTGCGAAAAAGAGAAACGAGCAAAGTGTTTAAAGAGGAAGTGCTAAACCAAGACAGAGTGGATGAAATTTACAAGGAAGTGATAGACAAGGACAAAGTGAATATGTCCAGCGATGAAATGCTGGAAAAGGATAAGGTAAATGAAGTGTACATTATACGAGTGGTAGTGAAAGACAAGGACGACGACAAGATGTCTACCTTGGCGAAGGACACCTCCGGAGGTTACTATATGAAGATCAGGGGCTTTGAGGTGCCCAAGGAAGAACTTGGAGGCAATGTATCTGGAGATGCTATTAATGGCTACGATTCTCTCTGTTGA
- the LOC128700214 gene encoding uncharacterized protein isoform X2, with product MSTHSSGSSVGRGSGLGPHLVPVGMALTPKSLLKRHKLPTAAHLHTPTAPPGLDLSRPLLLYNTYNSTKVRGVSLKPGRDGGLTPVGPAIVIPEAYTGWFAIITNDGHTATYFSTVEQVANTKISFFLTRHDVPAYTRTKEEDGRVSYQKTVVQSGHVLKLLGIFEDLNARKTNSGGRGRDAMSVFNCDKFAQCLNYRNEESTQWTEETIHSRQEVVFLPFSASGRFYTTAHKASKNPSHVYLMAHILKNHKLPITVRLVCGYMPRVPCSFTGVLRLEQAQKEAVILACTMTNEAQATLFEIDVSSNFVLTPVKDPMFPKTPIFLKTVSYCEDEADAWRRQIKVTHHVTEKRSRSLTRSLSDKFVEPLTSVRPLSLSFLSDHDKKKGRDRDNSRESRSSQTNKEKTRDKSREHRFRDFRIRENSVEKTKFTYHDRSNSYNGYPVKDPSLENKKNSDHRKVSKQNTYVLQNGKSSKHIEKKAESESSFVTTRSIENMDYSRVIDDISPIPENEEEEEECENHYSEICDYTWRNRNIPRSEAPLSLPNLSYSQSGDRMREKVSSKFSRDISSFNDSIHSNNSFRTPIRRKSSSSPSERSSSRSITKASNIVVQENLLRNGSSERLRKRETSKVFKEEVLNQDRVDEIYKEVIDKDKVNMSSDEMLEKDKVNEVYIIRVVVKDKDDDKMSTLAKDTSGGYYMKIRGFEVPKEELGGNVSGDAINGYDSLC from the exons ATGTCCACCCATTCGTCTGGGTCGTCGGTGGGGCGTGGGTCGGGTCTGGGCCCACACTTAGTACCTGTGGGTATGGCCCTCACGCCCAAAAGCCTCTTAAAGCGACACAAGCTGCCCACCGCTGCCCACCTGCACACACCCACAGCCCCGCCTGGTCTAGACCTCTCACGCCCACTACTTCTCTACAACACCTATAACTCTACAAAG GTGAGAGGCGTGTCGTTGAAGCCTGGTAGGGACGGAGGCCTGACTCCCGTGGGTCCAGCAATTGTCATCCCAGAGGCCTACactg GTTGGTTCGCCATCATTACGAACGACGGCCACACTGCCACTTATTTCTCCACAGTGGAACAAGTGGCCAACACTAAGATATCTTTCTTCCTCACTCGTCACGACGTTCCTGCTTATACCAGGACCAAGGAAG AGGATGGTAGAGTGTCGTACCAGAAGACGGTGGTGCAGAGCGGCCACGTCCTCAAGCTCCTGGGCATCTTCGAGGACCTCAACGCCAGGAAGACCAACAGTGGAGGCCGGGGCCGCGATGCCATGTCTGTCTTCAACTGCGACAAGTTTGCTCAGTGTCTCAATTACAGGAACGAG GAGAGTACACAATGGACAGAGGAGACAATACATTCAAGGCAGGAG GTTGTGTTCTTGCCGTTTTCAGCCTCTGGTCGGTTCTATACGACGGCGCACAAAGCGAGCAAGAACCCGAGCCATGTGTACTTGATGGCTCACATTCTCAAGAACCACAAGTTACCCATCACCGTCCGCCTTGTATGTGGCTACATGCCTCGTGTCCCTTGTAGCTTTACTG GTGTGCTAAGACTGGAGCAGGCACAGAAAGAGGCAGTGATCCTGGCCTGCACCATGACCAACGAGGCTCAAGCTACTCTCTTCGAGATCGACGTGTCGTCCAACTTTGTCTTGACGCCCGTTAAGGACCCGATGTTCCCCAAGACGCCCATCTTCCTGAAGACCGTCTCCTATTGTGAGGACGAGGCCGACGCCTGGAGAAGGCAGATCAAG GTTACTCACCACGTGACTGAGAAGAGGTCAAGGTCATTGACCCGGTCACTGAGCGACAAGTTTGTGGAACCACTAACGAGTGTCCGACCTCTTAGTTTGTCGTTCCTGTCCGATCATGACAAGAAGAAAGGTCGAGACCGTGACAACTCCAGGGAGAGTAGATCGTCACAAACCAATAAAGAAAAGACCAGGGATAAAAGCAGAGAGCACAGATTTAGAGACTTCAGGATTAGAGAGAACAGCGTAGAGAAAACAAAGTTCACTTACCACGACAGGAGTAACAGCTACAATGGGTACCCAGTGAAAGACCCAAGCTTGGAAAACAAGAAAAACTCGGACCACAGGAAAGTCTCGAAGCAAAATACTTATGTCCTGCAGAACGGCAAAAGTTCCAAACACATAGAGAAAAAAGCTGAAAGTGAAAGCAGCTTCGTGACAACAAGGTCCATAGAAAACATGGACTATTCTCGTGTTATTGACGACATCAGTCCAATACCAGagaatgaggaggaagaggaagagtgcgaAAACCACTACTCTGAGATCTGTGATTATACATGGAGGAATAGGAACATTCCTCGAAGTGAAGCTCCTCTTAGTCTACCTAATCTTAGTTATTCTCAGAGTGGAGACAGAATGAGAGAAAAGGTGTCAAGTAAGTTTTCCAGAGACATTAGCAGTTTTAATGATAGCATACACAGTAACAACTCTTTTAGAACACCAATTCGACGTAAGAGTAGCAGTAGTCCAAGTGAGAGAAGTAGTTCTAGGTCAATTACAAAGGCCTCAAATATTGTAGTGCAAGAAAATCTTTTAAGGAATGGTAGTAGTGAAAGACTGCGAAAAAGAGAAACGAGCAAAGTGTTTAAAGAGGAAGTGCTAAACCAAGACAGAGTGGATGAAATTTACAAGGAAGTGATAGACAAGGACAAAGTGAATATGTCCAGCGATGAAATGCTGGAAAAGGATAAGGTAAATGAAGTGTACATTATACGAGTGGTAGTGAAAGACAAGGACGACGACAAGATGTCTACCTTGGCGAAGGACACCTCCGGAGGTTACTATATGAAGATCAGGGGCTTTGAGGTGCCCAAGGAAGAACTTGGAGGCAATGTATCTGGAGATGCTATTAATGGCTACGATTCTCTCTGTTGA
- the LOC128700214 gene encoding uncharacterized protein isoform X3, translated as MSTHSSGSSVGRGSGLGPHLVPVGMALTPKSLLKRHKLPTAAHLHTPTAPPGLDLSRPLLLYNTYNSTKVRGVSLKPGRDGGLTPVGPAIVIPEAYTGWFAIITNDGHTATYFSTVEQVANTKISFFLTRHDVPAYTRTKEEDGRVSYQKTVVQSGHVLKLLGIFEDLNARKTNSGGRGRDAMSVFNCDKFAQCLNYRNEVVFLPFSASGRFYTTAHKASKNPSHVYLMAHILKNHKLPITVRLVCGYMPRVPCSFTGVLRLEQAQKEAVILACTMTNEAQATLFEIDVSSNFVLTPVKDPMFPKTPIFLKTVSYCEDEADAWRRQIKVTHHVTEKRSRSLTRSLSDKFVEPLTSVRPLSLSFLSDHDKKKGRDRDNSRESRSSQTNKEKTRDKSREHRFRDFRIRENSVEKTKFTYHDRSNSYNGYPVKDPSLENKKNSDHRKVSKQNTYVLQNGKSSKHIEKKAESESSFVTTRSIENMDYSRVIDDISPIPENEEEEEECENHYSEICDYTWRNRNIPRSEAPLSLPNLSYSQSGDRMREKVSSKFSRDISSFNDSIHSNNSFRTPIRRKSSSSPSERSSSRSITKASNIVVQENLLRNGSSERLRKRETSKVFKEEVLNQDRVDEIYKEVIDKDKVNMSSDEMLEKDKVNEVYIIRVVVKDKDDDKMSTLAKDTSGGYYMKIRGFEVPKEELGGNVSGDAINGYDSLC; from the exons ATGTCCACCCATTCGTCTGGGTCGTCGGTGGGGCGTGGGTCGGGTCTGGGCCCACACTTAGTACCTGTGGGTATGGCCCTCACGCCCAAAAGCCTCTTAAAGCGACACAAGCTGCCCACCGCTGCCCACCTGCACACACCCACAGCCCCGCCTGGTCTAGACCTCTCACGCCCACTACTTCTCTACAACACCTATAACTCTACAAAG GTGAGAGGCGTGTCGTTGAAGCCTGGTAGGGACGGAGGCCTGACTCCCGTGGGTCCAGCAATTGTCATCCCAGAGGCCTACactg GTTGGTTCGCCATCATTACGAACGACGGCCACACTGCCACTTATTTCTCCACAGTGGAACAAGTGGCCAACACTAAGATATCTTTCTTCCTCACTCGTCACGACGTTCCTGCTTATACCAGGACCAAGGAAG AGGATGGTAGAGTGTCGTACCAGAAGACGGTGGTGCAGAGCGGCCACGTCCTCAAGCTCCTGGGCATCTTCGAGGACCTCAACGCCAGGAAGACCAACAGTGGAGGCCGGGGCCGCGATGCCATGTCTGTCTTCAACTGCGACAAGTTTGCTCAGTGTCTCAATTACAGGAACGAG GTTGTGTTCTTGCCGTTTTCAGCCTCTGGTCGGTTCTATACGACGGCGCACAAAGCGAGCAAGAACCCGAGCCATGTGTACTTGATGGCTCACATTCTCAAGAACCACAAGTTACCCATCACCGTCCGCCTTGTATGTGGCTACATGCCTCGTGTCCCTTGTAGCTTTACTG GTGTGCTAAGACTGGAGCAGGCACAGAAAGAGGCAGTGATCCTGGCCTGCACCATGACCAACGAGGCTCAAGCTACTCTCTTCGAGATCGACGTGTCGTCCAACTTTGTCTTGACGCCCGTTAAGGACCCGATGTTCCCCAAGACGCCCATCTTCCTGAAGACCGTCTCCTATTGTGAGGACGAGGCCGACGCCTGGAGAAGGCAGATCAAG GTTACTCACCACGTGACTGAGAAGAGGTCAAGGTCATTGACCCGGTCACTGAGCGACAAGTTTGTGGAACCACTAACGAGTGTCCGACCTCTTAGTTTGTCGTTCCTGTCCGATCATGACAAGAAGAAAGGTCGAGACCGTGACAACTCCAGGGAGAGTAGATCGTCACAAACCAATAAAGAAAAGACCAGGGATAAAAGCAGAGAGCACAGATTTAGAGACTTCAGGATTAGAGAGAACAGCGTAGAGAAAACAAAGTTCACTTACCACGACAGGAGTAACAGCTACAATGGGTACCCAGTGAAAGACCCAAGCTTGGAAAACAAGAAAAACTCGGACCACAGGAAAGTCTCGAAGCAAAATACTTATGTCCTGCAGAACGGCAAAAGTTCCAAACACATAGAGAAAAAAGCTGAAAGTGAAAGCAGCTTCGTGACAACAAGGTCCATAGAAAACATGGACTATTCTCGTGTTATTGACGACATCAGTCCAATACCAGagaatgaggaggaagaggaagagtgcgaAAACCACTACTCTGAGATCTGTGATTATACATGGAGGAATAGGAACATTCCTCGAAGTGAAGCTCCTCTTAGTCTACCTAATCTTAGTTATTCTCAGAGTGGAGACAGAATGAGAGAAAAGGTGTCAAGTAAGTTTTCCAGAGACATTAGCAGTTTTAATGATAGCATACACAGTAACAACTCTTTTAGAACACCAATTCGACGTAAGAGTAGCAGTAGTCCAAGTGAGAGAAGTAGTTCTAGGTCAATTACAAAGGCCTCAAATATTGTAGTGCAAGAAAATCTTTTAAGGAATGGTAGTAGTGAAAGACTGCGAAAAAGAGAAACGAGCAAAGTGTTTAAAGAGGAAGTGCTAAACCAAGACAGAGTGGATGAAATTTACAAGGAAGTGATAGACAAGGACAAAGTGAATATGTCCAGCGATGAAATGCTGGAAAAGGATAAGGTAAATGAAGTGTACATTATACGAGTGGTAGTGAAAGACAAGGACGACGACAAGATGTCTACCTTGGCGAAGGACACCTCCGGAGGTTACTATATGAAGATCAGGGGCTTTGAGGTGCCCAAGGAAGAACTTGGAGGCAATGTATCTGGAGATGCTATTAATGGCTACGATTCTCTCTGTTGA